A region from the Spirochaeta thermophila DSM 6192 genome encodes:
- a CDS encoding RHS repeat-associated core domain-containing protein: MKRVEYAMGLVDPVGGGGGGADREYRWDSGGRLRAYEGGGQWGRYWYDEGGERVRKETGLGEVVYLGPYMQYVEEGGKWLEVKQVYVGKERVVSKLGSVEGGDGGTEAESARWVHSDLVGSVSVLTDGGGNVVGKWVYLAYGELWVEWRWAHDEWAGRPEVRYRYAGKEWDEESGLYYFGARYYRAEVGLWLSPDPEGVRLVSPMEDGAPRSGYSLAEAAIWYAYCSYNPLRYVDPDGRDSIWLTSARNYVSRRRMLTTLWSLFHPSEYLSWVQRAVVFHKDYHRGGIGPFQREDDMPESIRNNKDRTWCNVAVYEMAVALGVPLDLITGGQRWDWVNANTAVGNMKEHAITEELEELMEVLGVAGGYGGLVRVSEERAIELADQGYLVIAGWRNPGGIGHMETVSPHHPPGEIRYAGTGANAGTSKTFKEAFGRTVSEDDVYYFYYPRQFE; the protein is encoded by the coding sequence GTGAAGCGTGTGGAGTATGCGATGGGGCTGGTGGATCCGGTGGGAGGGGGAGGGGGAGGAGCGGACCGGGAGTACCGGTGGGACAGCGGGGGGCGTCTGAGGGCGTATGAAGGGGGAGGGCAGTGGGGTCGGTACTGGTACGACGAAGGAGGGGAGCGGGTGAGGAAGGAGACGGGGCTGGGGGAGGTGGTATACCTTGGGCCGTACATGCAGTACGTGGAGGAAGGAGGGAAGTGGCTGGAGGTGAAGCAGGTGTACGTGGGGAAGGAGCGGGTGGTGAGCAAGCTTGGGAGCGTGGAAGGGGGTGATGGAGGTACGGAGGCGGAGAGTGCGCGGTGGGTGCACAGCGACCTGGTGGGGAGCGTGAGCGTGCTGACGGACGGGGGAGGGAACGTGGTGGGGAAGTGGGTGTACCTGGCGTACGGGGAGCTGTGGGTGGAGTGGCGGTGGGCGCACGACGAGTGGGCGGGACGGCCCGAGGTGCGGTACCGGTATGCGGGCAAGGAGTGGGACGAAGAGAGCGGGCTGTACTACTTTGGCGCGCGGTACTACCGGGCCGAGGTGGGCCTGTGGCTGAGCCCTGATCCGGAGGGAGTGCGGCTCGTCTCCCCCATGGAGGACGGCGCTCCCCGGAGTGGGTACAGCCTTGCCGAGGCGGCCATATGGTATGCCTACTGCAGCTACAACCCCTTACGGTACGTGGATCCGGATGGGAGGGACTCCATATGGCTCACATCCGCCCGCAACTACGTATCGAGAAGAAGGATGTTGACGACTCTGTGGTCCCTTTTTCATCCTTCTGAGTACCTTTCCTGGGTCCAGAGGGCAGTAGTGTTCCACAAAGACTATCACAGGGGGGGGATAGGGCCCTTCCAGCGTGAGGATGACATGCCTGAGTCCATAAGGAACAACAAGGACCGGACATGGTGCAACGTGGCGGTGTACGAGATGGCGGTGGCACTGGGGGTACCTCTTGACCTCATCACGGGGGGTCAGAGGTGGGATTGGGTGAATGCGAACACTGCAGTAGGGAACATGAAGGAGCATGCGATCACAGAGGAGCTAGAGGAGCTAATGGAGGTGCTTGGGGTAGCGGGAGGCTATGGAGGGCTTGTGAGGGTGAGCGAGGAGAGGGCGATCGAGCTGGCGGATCAGGGGTATCTGGTGATAGCGGGGTGGAGGAATCCTGGGGGGATAGGGCACATGGAGACGGTCTCGCCGCATCATCCTCCTGGGGAGATTCGGTACGCAGGGACGGGAGCGAACGCAGGGACGAGTAAGACATTCAAGGAGGCATTTGGAAGAACTGTGAGTGAAGATGATGTATACTACTTTTACTATCCGAGACAATTTGAATAG